CAATGGGCCCAGAAGAACAGAAGAGATGCAAAAAGCTTAGTGATAAATacctcccctctcctttctttttaaCCTGTGATTTACTGCATATCTTCAGAAGAGAGCTGGAGCGGAGATTAATTTATACAAGAGATAGGTACCCTGGAATACAAGTCAGGGTCAATGTggttctcctggattagtttccgaTCGCCGAaaagggtcagagaggaattttacagATTTCTCTCTCTAATCTGCCCAAGTTTTCTCCTCtggtttttcatagaattatagaatattaCGACACATCAGGAGGCTattcggtccattgtgtctgtgccggtcaaaaaagaattacccagcctaatcccaccttccagtacgaggtcggtagccctgtaggttacggcacttcaagtactttttaaatgtgatgagggtttctgcctctaccacccttttaggcagtgagttccagactcccaccaccctctgggcaaaAAAATGTTTCctaatctcccctctaatccttctaccaactactttaaatctatgcccactgtttATTGACCCCTCCGATAAAGGAAATAgatacttcctatccactctacctaggcccctcataattttatacccctcaattaaatctcccctcagcctcctatgttgcaaggaaaacaaacccagcctatccaatctttcctcatagctcaagttttccagtcctggcaacatccttgtaaatctcctctataccctttctagtgcaattacatccttcctgtaaccgtgatcagaactgcacgcaataagtactcaagctgtggcccaactaatgttgtatacagttctagcataacttccttgctcatgtattctatgcctcggctactaacttttttgcctctcccagaagattacaTGGCTCCGGGTGAGGCAGGGAGCATCTGTATTATGATGCACCAGCTGGTTTTTCTGGTCCGACATTTTCATATGTAAAATCAGTAAGATGTCCTTCAAAAAGCTGATTACCTGAAGCTCACCAAGGCACTACACACAAATAAATGTACAGTAAATTGATTACTTTCAAAAGGCAAAATCCAGAAGTCTCTTAAGTGGTTCCTACTTGGTTTCCAATCAAATCAAATTCTCACAAGAAAAGCTGCCTCCTTGACCTGATGCCCCACAGTTTGTTGGTGGTGATTGTGTACTCGAGCCAGATTGGCTGCTGCAGTAAATAAAACTTAAAGGTGACGGCCCGGATCCCATACATACATAGCAAATACACGGAGACTTATAATTTGACATGTGACAGAACTCCCTATTGATCACACCAGACTTATTTATAAACCAGAAAATAATAAAGCTGTTTCATGGTACACTGATTTTATTGCAGAAATATCTGACATTTCTTCCTAAAAAACTTCTCCCTTGTGGCGTATAAACAATGCACCATGCAATCTTTTTGTGCAATTCACCTTGCACCTCCTGttttctccaggatgccacagACCTTGGCCGCAAAACTCCTTGGGTCGGGAGTTTGGATTTAGGGATTTAGAGTTACAATGGCAGcaaagggggcgggggggtgtatcAGGTCCTGAATCTGCCGCCGTTTACAGTGGCAGCTCAGCGTCCTGCAGGTTCCAGCAGCATCCAATATTGCTCACTCAGCAATATAATCATTTGTTTCCAGCATTCAGCTGATTTTAGGATCGTTACAGCCCCACCAGAAATCCTGCCACTTTCAGGGGCGGATGCATGAAGTTCCTCCCTCAATGGGCAGGTGTATCATAATGCAATGTGAATGAGGGAAATACATCATACACTTTCCTCATTCTGGCCCTTAGCAATGTTGAAGGGCAGAGATGCTTGTGCACCCTTGGTGTCGGGTATTCCTATGACTTTAGGAGCTGTGGGGGCGGGGTGTTGGGTCGGTGAATTAAAAAATTCAAGTGTTAGTATTGACTAGAGTGATCATTGAATTACCAAAACTGATGGTATGAGTAAACTGAACATCGGAGCACCGGAACTCTGTTATGCTGCGGCAGGATGCCACAGCGCATCCCCTTGCCCCACTCACCGGGTGCCTCAGTTGCACCGTTAGTAATGTCAGCAAACCCCAAAGGTTTTTGGATGGTCGGGGGTCACAGGCAAAGGGCAAGCGTGAGTTCCAATCCATCCCCGATCTGCAACCCCCCCACCGTCAGTAATTTCAGGACCTTTGCTTCCATATCTTTTGCTGTCACTTTAACTAACCCCTCAGGAAGCACAGCAAGAACAGTCCGAGGTAGCTTTCCACTTCACTCGTCCCTCACATTCTGCAGGATGCAGTCCCACCGGAGCAGTGTAGATGAGATACAGAACTTACCGCGTGGGGAATCCTGCTGCATCGCACTGGAGCCCAACACACTGGAACATGGCATTGTCCACACATTGATTAAAACAGGACATCATTTACAGAGTCCGAAAATGAGGCAAAAATATCAACTATGCCTGTACTTGTGGCTTAGTTAGGCCTCATTCCCAGCATACACAGGGAGGTGAAATCACCCCTAAACCACCTCGCACATCGGGACATGATGAAATGCCCCTTTTCTCAACAAAATGCCTCTAGAAGAAAACAAAACCCCGACAGTTCCGGCGAACACGCTAGGATCCGTTGCGAGTTTCCATGAAGAAGACCACCTTTAGTAGAGTATCTGCACCATAAAAAGACAGTGATGTTAGTGACCCGGTGAGTACCGCAGCCAAACAAACCTTCTGTTCCTACAAGTATAGAAACGTTTTCTCGCAATTCAGACTTAATAAAACGATTAATATGATTCATGTTACTGAtctttttttctccattttaaggGTGTGACCATCACTGGCATTTACTACCATCCCTATTGATagagtggtttgctgggccatattggtgtgggactggactcGCATATAGGccggaccgggtaaggacagccagttcccttccctaaaggacattagtcaatcagttgggtttttatgacaatctaacagcttcatggtcacttttactgagacaagCTTTTTATTTCCAAGAAGTGACTCGAATACAAGTATTACTCTGTGGTATTGGCACCAGGTTTCAGATTTAAGCCCTTTATTGCTCCCAATTTTGTTCCTTTTACTCCCTTTGCCTCTCAGAAAGTGCTAAataactggggtatagttccacggaTTCCAGAAACAGTCACCCATCCAAGTTGTCGTTCTTTTAATCTGCTTGGGAAGATGGGAGCCTCAACGAGGCATGGTGTGAACAGGGGACTGAAAGAGCGACAACATGTTACCTTGAACCAAGTCCTGATCCATCTGTTCCAACACTCCGCTCCAGGATTGTGGAAGAGCCTGAATATCTGGCAGATTATCATAGCTGATACTCTGAAGTAAGATTTCCCTGGATAGATATCTTGCATGATGGTTAATGAAAGTGCAGTGATTGAGTAACAAGTAGTTCAAAGATCAGATGAAGCTTTCACTGTCAGTTCCCTTAATCTTCGATaatcaacttatatttatatagcacttttacagTAGCAATACATCCCAAGGCACCAAGAGCTAGAGGTCAAACCTGCGCAATATGGAAAATTAATGGAGATAGCTGAAAGTGTGGTTTAAAAAGCTAATTGTTAGGTGGTGGGGAGCGATATAGCAAGGGGAGGAGTTTAGGCAAAGAATGGTGAATGTTCAGGCCTCCTGTTTGGGCGAAACCGGGGCGGCAGTGCCCTGAAAATAGGGAGCAATGATTTACCACCCTGTTACCACCATCGCGGTGGCCGCAGCGCATGCTGCTGGGTGGCCGGAGGGTCCAGAGTCGGGCGGTGGGCTCATTTAAAATGCTAGTCAGGGGTCCTCTGACATACATAGGATCCCGTCTGCCATTTTTAGAGTGACCTGGATTGCACTCACTCTGACCAATATCAGGTGGTGGTCCGGCCGAAGGTCCAAAAGGTAAGTTCCCCTTCATTTCTGTGGGGCCTGGGAGAAGGAGTGTTCCTCCAGGCTCCACAAACATAACCTGGGCCattactgctctctctctctctcccttccctctctttccccccaccaccTACCTTCTTCAGCCCTTGGGAGCCGGTAAGACTGCCTGATTTATGGTCGCAGCCCACCAGTCCTCAAAATAGGCCAGGCCTCTCCCAGGGActgccgctccgatgctgcttggAGGGAATATCCACGGCAAAGTTTGTGTGTGGTGGCAAGACAGCTGAATGCTCTGCCACTGGTATTAGAGCAGAGAGAGGGACCGCAGAGAACAGAGTTGAAAGGGCAGACAATGTGAGCAAGGGTGTAGAGTTGAAGGAGGTTGCAGACACAGGGGCCGGAGATAGGGTAGACAACCCTCCCAGAGAGTCTGGGAGTCTCCCAGAATGGAAGACTGATCTCTCGCACACCAGAGCTAGCAACCCGAGAACAAAGTACTTTGTATTCGTGGTTCATGCCTGCCCTACTATCTCCGGCTCGCGTGGGGGGCTGCTGGCTCGAAACCATTcccgccccctccccatcatcatagctgcccccccctccccatcatcatACTTATCCACCCCGCTCCCCTCCCGACGCTCGAGGCTCCGCAGTTAACAGCTGCTTAAGTTGCTAGCTCTTCCAGTTCAAGAAACGGCCTGGAATTTCCACCTAGCTGGTCCGACATTTCCAGTGAAGTTACAGAGGAAGATGGAGCGCGGCACCAGCCAGGAAGAAAGATCTGTAGGCAGAGGGGCCGATGCTGAAGGATACTGGCTTCTGTAAAACCGCTCGACATCCTGAAGCCATTCCAGCATATCTGACACAGAGGGACTGAGACACGAGCGCTCAAGGACAGCAGTCAAACCAATGGTGTCAGCGTGTTGCTCGTACATTTGGAAGCACGTCGCCACTTGGTTATTCGTTGTGTCTCTTACCCTTTTCAAAACACTCCTTGAAAGATATCAGAAAAGAACATAGTTAGCTCCATCAATGATTAAAAAGAATTCAAGTTATAGTCACATGGACAGCGATACATTTTTTCTTAAAAGGAAGATTCTTCCCTGGCTCTCTGTGAAATTTCCATTAGAAATGCAACAGTTACCACAGCTGAAGTCTGATTCCACATCACTAAGGTTCATTTTAGTGTTCTGGAATCACTCATTAAAAAAAAGACTAATTTATAATTCAGCTTTAATATTGTTTTCATGCACATTGAATGGAGATGGCCAAATAATTTATCCCCATGGTTCAGATAGGCAAGTCAGCTTggttcagttgatagcactcttacataggaacataagaaataggagcaggagtaggccacttggcccctcaagcctgcatttagggtcaataagatcatggctgatctgatcttggcctcaactccacttccctgcccactccccataacccttgactcccttatttttcaaaaatctgtctatcgccaccttaaatatattcaatgactgcacctccacagctctctgggcagagaattccataattcACTCAAGAGAagaaaatttctcctcctctccttaTTAAAAgggcgaccccatattctgaaactatgcccccagttccagattcccccacaaggggaaacattctctctgcatctaccctgtcaagcccaatcagaatcttatacatttcaataagatcacctcttatctcggagtcagaaggttgtggggtcaagcccAACTTCATTATTTGAGCACATAGTCTGGGCTGACATGCCAGGCCAGTGCATTATCATAGGTGCTGTCTTTTAGCTTAGATGTTCAAGTGAGTTCCATTTTCCTTCAATCACCAATAACAGATTAACTGGTTGTCGTGTAATTTTCTATTTGTGGGACCTTAGCATGTGCCCAATTTTTGTTCACGGCCACTGCACTTCAAATGTAACTTATTTGATATGAAGCTCTTTTGGACATTCCAAAGATGTGATAAAGTTACTTCTCAACAAGATGTCTTAGTATTAGAATGGGttttattttctttgtttctcccTCTCACTTCTGAATTGCATGGCTGATCTTTCAGTTTAGGTCGAGCAACAAGAGaatcaccagggaggcaacagttACTCCAAACCAGAATCAAAGTTAATAACATCACACTGTTTGGACTGGGGACTGCTCAGCAAACTAGGTGTAAATTTGCAGTAACTATGAAGTTATAACAAAACTTCAAGCGAAATTCATTGCTACCCCAGTGGCTCAGTCGGTATAATCAGGGCATAGCTGTGCCATACAGACCAGATGGTTTGTATGGAGATAGCTGAATTCAGCTGTGGTGTCAGTGGACACCCTGCAATTGGTCTCAACATCCCATTGCTGGGGAGGGGAGAAAATAAATAGGGCTCCCACTTCTAATCCAGTGCACACTAACAAGTGTAGGATGAAGACAAGCTGCTATGATGCCCCTCAAAGCTGAATAACACCTAAATGGATCGTCTAAGCTCTGGCATTAAAAACGCTCACTCTAATATTAGATCTGGTCTGATTTCAGCAATAAACAAATCAACGCTTGTAAAATAAAAGCCCGAGACTGTAGTTTAGGTAGATGAAAAATGTTGCAGCCTACATTTTTTCACCAAGTTTTTCTAAACTGATTTCCATAGCCTGGGTGAGTTTGTACTTCAGACGGGGCTGCAGATCAGGGAATTTTCTGAAGGGAGTATTCTTAAACACCACGTTGTTGCACGCCTGGAGTTGCTCCGCCAGGTTACTCAGAGAGCTCAGGAAGGGGGTGCATTCTGTCAGCGTACTGTCCCACAAACTGTGTTGCTGCTCGATAACCTGGAAACTTTTCTGTAGGGCTTGATGAACAGCCAGCATGGCTTGTTTCTGAGCCATTACTTTTATCGTAACCTAAACAAAGAATTAAGGAAAAAAAACAAAATTCAGTGAAATAAAAAAGGTAAGGGAGATAGGTGCGATTTGCACAATGATCAAACCAATAAAATGCTTT
This genomic window from Pristiophorus japonicus isolate sPriJap1 chromosome 14, sPriJap1.hap1, whole genome shotgun sequence contains:
- the airim gene encoding AFG2-interacting ribosome maturation factor — translated: MAQKQAMLAVHQALQKSFQVIEQQHSLWDSTLTECTPFLSSLSNLAEQLQACNNVVFKNTPFRKFPDLQPRLKYKLTQAMEISLEKLGEKMSVLKRVRDTTNNQVATCFQMYEQHADTIGLTAVLERSCLSPSVSDMLEWLQDVERFYRSQYLSREILLQSISYDNLPDIQALPQSWSGVLEQMDQDLVQDTLLKVVFFMETRNGS